Within the bacterium genome, the region GCCCTTGCAAGAAGTTTTCTGAAGGTTGAGGTGGTTATAGGACATTTTCTTTCTGTAATGAAAACATACGGACTGTCTACTGCATCCCGTTTCAGTTTTCTCAGGGCTCTTATCTCCGGTCCGAACAGCGGATGAGCACAGCTCAGGCCATTTTTTTTCCTGTTCACATGGATCAGGCCGGTATCAAGATCAATCTGAGTCCATCTCAATGCTACAAGCTCGGAAACTCTTAGACCATGACGGTAGGCGACCAGAATCATCGTGGTGTCACGGTGCTTGTGTCGTCCGCTTTTTCTGGCACCGGCAATAACCCGGTCAATTTCATCGGGTGTCAAAAATTCCCTAGATCTTCTGTCAGTGTTTTTTGTTTTAATCGGAGGATTTGTTTTCATTTATCACCTACTGGGGGTAGTGGGGGATTGCTGCATTTTGCGAATGTATAGATTTTTCATTAACACATCTAAATCGCTTTCCAGAGGAGAGTTTCCTCCTCTAGTGAAAGGGTTGATATTTTTACCTTCTAATTACCCTCAGCTAATTAACCTCCAAATTTTCCCTAATTTTTCTCTTGTTGACGTAAGTGTTAAGGGAAATATGGTTATTGTATCCAAGTAACTTGGCGATTTTTCTCACTGACAACCCCAATTTTAGAAGTTCTTTAATCCTATCAATGTCCTTATCAAATTTGCTTTTCTGTATAGTGCCTTTTGGCTTTCCTAGTGTTATCCCCTGAGCTTTCTTAGCAGATAGAGCTTCTTTAGTACGAAGACTAATCAGATCCTTTTCAAGTTCTGCAAACAAAGAAAAGAGGGTAATAATAATCTTTGAATTCATGTCCTGCTTGAGAATATCAAGATTTTGCTTTATGGCAATGACCCGGATATTTCGGCCGATTAACTCATTGATTAATGAAATAACTTCGGCTGTACTTCTCCCCAGCCTGCTGAGTTCGGTAACAATCAGCGTATCCGAACCTACAAGCTTTTGCATGAGATCATCAATCCGTCTT harbors:
- a CDS encoding tyrosine-type recombinase/integrase, whose amino-acid sequence is MKTNPPIKTKNTDRRSREFLTPDEIDRVIAGARKSGRHKHRDTTMILVAYRHGLRVSELVALRWTQIDLDTGLIHVNRKKNGLSCAHPLFGPEIRALRKLKRDAVDSPYVFITERKCPITTSTFRKLLARAGENAKLKISVHPHMLRHSTGYKLANEGVDTRSIQQYLGHRN
- a CDS encoding recombinase family protein, which codes for MGKTVAYIRTSTDKQDLNNQKLEVLEFARKKNLKVDEFVEITISSRKTTKQRRIDDLMQKLVGSDTLIVTELSRLGRSTAEVISLINELIGRNIRVIAIKQNLDILKQDMNSKIIITLFSLFAELEKDLISLRTKEALSAKKAQGITLGKPKGTIQKSKFDKDIDRIKELLKLGLSVRKIAKLLGYNNHISLNTYVNKRKIRENLEVN